CATCCCGAGCCGTCCGCGCCCAATGCCTTCAGCGCGTAAACAGAGGCCTCGGGGGCGGCGCCGACCACCCCCGAACCGTTATCTTCCGCGGCCGCTATGCCGGCCACGTGTGTGCCGTGGCCGTCGTCGTCCATCGGGTCGCTGTCGCGGTTTACAAAGTCATATCCCCCAACATAGTTTGTGTCCAGGTCCGGGTGAGTATAGTCGACTCCCGTATCGATAATAACAAGGTTGACATCGGCCCCCTTGGCATATTCATGGACGGTTCCGGCGCCGATCCGCTGCACGCCCCAGGAACTGTCCAGCTCAGCGTCCATCGCCTGGACCCTGACGTCCGGCCTGACCGTTTTGACGCCCTTAATTGCCTTCAGGCCGGCGACTTTGTCCTTTCCCATGCGCACGGCCATGCCCGGCACTATATCAAACTCGGAAAGCACGTCCCCGCCCGTCTGCTTCACAAACTGTTTGGCTGCCTGCTTGTCCGACTGGTCATCGAAGAATACGATAAACCTGTTCCCGGCGTCCCCGGCCTTGTCCCCGGCCAAAGAAACCGCTCCGGTTAACCCAAGAACCAACGCGGCTGCAACGGTAATAACAAGAGCTCTAAACAAAAATAAACCACGTTTCCGCAAGGACTTCCCCTCCTAAAAATCCACATTTAGTTGTGCTTTACCATTATAATATAATTTTTCTAACTAATTTGTCAATTTGTTGCATAATATCGTTTAAAATCCACTTTTTCTTCTGCAAAAGTCATATATTGAAAGACCCATATCTTTTATTGAACAACCACAGCGCTAAAAGAAGCAGTATATGTGCCGCGAACGTCAATTGAGCGTATGGTTTAAGGGAAAAGTCGTATATTCTTGCCCAATCTCCCTCGAAACCGCTGAACGAAAAAATCGGGTAAAATATTAAAGCGTAAACCAGTTGACAATTAGCGAAGACGTAAAGCAGGTGCTTTAATATCTGTTTGCGTACAAAAGGTATTAGAGGTATTACTACTAAACCCAGTGCAATGGAGACAATATTGCCGCTGAGAGAAATCCACCAATCTTCCAGCGGGCTAAAATTACCTGCGGGGATGATATATCCCCAGAACACCCGCCACTGGAACTCGATAACCCTTCCGCCCAGCTGCCAGGTCGCCAGGGCATGACCAAGTTCGTGCAGCAACACCCCTGCAGGGACAAGAAGGAAGACCGCTATACGCACGGCCAGGTCCCGGTCTTCAGCGGTTACGGTATCATCCCGGAAGGCGCGCCGGTTCTTAATGAGGCGCAAAATTGTATTAATGCTGATTAAACCGTAGACAACCGAAATGATATCAAAGGACAAAGGATTGAAGTTCATTATAAGGTTTCATCTCCCGACAGACCATAACCTGACATTATCAATGCATGAAACTCAATGCAGGCCGAACAAATCAAATAATTTAAACACGGGGAAGAATAGCCAGTAATCGTCTATAGTCTGAAAACTGATCAGCCATAACCCGGCGCCGATGACACCGGCGATAGCCGAATGGCGGATGTTACTAATCCTGCCCAGGGCGTGCCCCAGCGCAATCAGAATAAAGACAAAGGGAAACACGAGGGTTATAAGGCCGATCGAGAAACCGCCCAAGCAACTAAAAACATACAAGCACAACGCCGCGAGCCAGTACCACCTATGGTCCTTAATTATTGCTGCCGCCCACGCCGCGATGCCAAGGCCGAGAAAAGAGTAGGCGAGAACCGTCCAGGGGTAAACCATCCGCAACACCTCGTTCGCGTCCGTTATAGTCATTATATTAAATATAGATGACGCCGCGGGGGGCAAATCTTGTATCGGCCTGAAGAAGGGGGGAACCTTTATTGGTCCTGGAAAAAACCCGTCCCCCTGGTCATGACCCTGTTGCATCTTCCGTGGCCTCAGTTTAATAAACTAGATAAATACCCTCTGATAAATAATGAGACTACAAAAGTACCATCTTGCGCCATGCGCCCATAATCTACTTAACAAAGGAGATCGCGGGTGTGGGTCTTAAATACCACGGAGGTGGCGTGATGAAAAAAGCGATCCTGGATCGAGTGTTCAGCGCCATGCGCGGCGGCGGTTTCGAGGTTCGGTACTGGGACGGGACCGAGCGGCGCTACGGTAACGGCGGCGTAAAGGTTAAACTGGTGATTAACGATCCGTTGGTAGCGGGTCGCTTCCTCACCAAGCCCGTCCTCGCATTCGGGGAAGCTTATATGGATAAGCAGATTGAGGTTGAGGGTGATCTACGGGAAATAGTACGTTTGGCCATTGCGAACCAGGAGGTGCTGACCGGCAAGTTTAAAAGAAACAATGCCTTAAAAGCGCTGAAGGTGTTTCGCAAACACCGGTCGGCCACCCGGCAAAAAGATGACGTGCAGTTCCACTACGACATCGGCAATGATTTCTTCAAACTGTGGTTGGATGAAACCATGAGCTATTCCTGCGCCTACTTCCGGACACCCGATGATACGCTGTTTCAGGCCCAGTTGAACAAGATTGATCACATCCTGCGCAAACTGCAGCTCGATTCCGGGCAGACGCTGCTGGATATCGGCAGCGGATGGGGCTGGCTTATCATCAGCGCCGCCGAAAAGTACGGCGTCAAGGCCATGGGAATAACTTTAAGCGAGGAACAGACGTTTTGGTCCAGAAAGAGAATAATCGAACGGGGCCTGAAGGGGCGGGTGGAGGTCGAACTGATGGATTACCGCACCCTGGCCGGCAAAGGAAGATGGTTTGACCGGGTGGTCAGTGTGGGGATGTTCGAACACGTCGGTAAGGACAACTTGCCCCTGTATATGGAGGCGGTACGGAAAATGCTCGTCCCCGGCGGCCTATCCATGCTGCATACCATCACCCACGTGAAGGAAGGCCCCGTGAATCCCTGGATTGAAAAGCATATCTTCCCCAATGGCTACATCCCTTCGCTGCGGGAAACGATCTGGCTTTTGCCGGACTACGGTTTTCACCTCCTGGATGTGGAAAGCCTGCGCCTCCATTACGCCCAAACCCTGGAGCACTGGGCCCGGAACTTCGAAGCGGCCCTGGACCGGGTGCGGGAGATGTTTCCGGAAAGGTTCGTGCGGATGTGGCGGCTGTACCTGAATTCGTGCGCGGCCTCGTTCCGGTATAGCGGGCTCGACGTACATCAAATCCTGTTCTCCCGGGGGCTGAACAACAACTTGGCCCTGACCCGCGATCACGTCTATGACCGCCGGCAGGACGAACATCGGCCCGTCCGGTACAAACTTGTTTCCCATTGACCATGCAATCAATGGCTGCCTTGCTTTACTACCTGAGAATATTTATGTTTCAAGACCTGGCCCCAGAGCTTTCCACTGATAAAAACGCCGGGCACCGAATTCGCGCTTAGAAGAGGATGCCGGCGCATAACTTGCTGTAAAATTCACGGTTGTATCTTACGAAATATTAGGGTACAATAATCACAGCAAGTCATGGGGGTGTTTAGGAATGCCAAATATTAAGCCGGTTTCAGATTTGAGAAATTATAATGATGTTCTCCGCTCCTGCCGGATTGGGGAGCCTGTGTTTTTAACCAAAAACGGTAGAGGCCGTTATGTTCTTTTAGATATGCAGGAATACGAAAAACAGCAGGCGGTGATTAAGTTTTTATTAAAGCTGTTCGAGGCCGAGGATGCAATTAAGACAGGAGAAGAATGGAAATCCCTTGATGACCTTAAGAAAGCATTGGATGTTTCCTCGTGAAATTCAGAATCAGAATCAACCCCGTGGCGATTGCCGATGTGCAGGAAATAATGGCCTGCATCGCTGAGGATAATCCCGCCCTATCCATTCTTTTTTCAGATGAACTGCCCACAAACTAAGGCCACCGCCGTAGGAAGATACACATTAGAAAAGCATTGGAGCGACGGCCTCTAACACTTGCGCAACGCGACGAGTAGCGAAAAGGTTACCGCTTTAAGAAGGGAGAGCGCAGCATGGGTATGATCAAAGAATTTAAGGAATTCGCCGTCAAAGGGAACGTCATCGATATGGCGGTCGGCATCATCATCGGCGCTGCGTTCGGCAAGATCGTTTCTTCCTTCGTAGGCAATGTGATCATGCCTCCGATAGGTCTGCTCATCGGCGGGATCGATTTCTCCAATTTGGCTTTTACTATCAAAGAAGCTGCAGGAGACAACCCTGCCGTCGTAATCGGTTACGGAAGGTTTATTCAGACGATTGTCGATTTCGCGATTGTCGCCTTTGCCATTTTCATAGCCGTCAAAGGGATTAACTCACTCAAACGCAAAGAAGAAGAAGCGGCCAAGGCCCCGCCGGCACCCCCGGCGCAAGAAGTATTGCTTGCGGAAATACGCGATTTGCTGAAGAATAGGCCCTAAGACTTTAATAACCCAACGTAATTTAGCTTCGAGATTATCTTATGTTTCAAGAAGAACGAAATCGCTCCGCGATGGCTCTGGATAGTCTTTGCATAGAATAAAACTGCATAATAAGTAAAAAAGTATGCTTTTTTTGTGGTATTGTTTAATCGCCACAACCAAACAACCCAGAAAGAGACATACCTTTCACATTTAGGATTATACCACGTGCAAGAAAACAAAAACACTGCTTAAAAAGAACGGCCAGACCTCCTCCTACCTTCTGATGAATGGTGAAATGCCCAGAAACCATGATAATCAGGAGGTAATTCCGATGAATCACTACGAACAAGAAATCGCCCTATACTTTGAACTCAAAGATACCCCGGAGTCTTCAAGAGAATCGTATTCGCGAAGGATTCATGCGGGAAGGGATGTAACGGTGTGTCCGGTATGCAGCAAAGGTAGGCTTCGGGCAGTGTCTTCGTTATGCCTGAAGACTTCACCATGATGCTGTTTGGAACTTAATACAATGTCTTAAAGCCCCTTGAGTGGGGAGGGGGAAGCCGTGCTCAAATCGAGCCGGATTTATTTAAAAACACAACCAATATGCAAAAAATATTAAAAATTGTGAGTCATAAGGACGGCAGCAAAAGATTGAAAACCCATAGACTTGCCGGTCGCGACTTCATTCTTCTTACAAAAATTTTGCAGGTTAAGCTATCTTCGCAGATCTTAGCTAAGGCTCAAAAATCGGCAAATATCCGATAATTGAGCCTTTTCTACGTGCAAAACTTCCGATTGGACCCTTTGAGAACCGTCCCCTGACATGGTCTTGGTATCGTTGCTGTGCCGGGTGTGCCCTCTCGAATTGCCTTGATGGAAGTGGTTGCCGGTACGTCAAGCCCCTGGAGCTCTTACAACATGCTTCGGTTAGTTGTAGAGATCGCCGCCACTGGCATCCGGGTGACACATGCCGCAAGTGCCAGGCATAGGGTGCGCCCCGCCCCCGGTATGCGGGTGGCAGAAGGAACAGTTGGTATTCTGAGCAGCGTTAAAGCGCGAATCGTTCTGGCAGTTATACTGCCCCGCGCGGTGGCAGTTGTAGCAAACCCCGCGGCTGTCCATCCGCAGGAGCGCCGAGGTGTCGCCCAATGCCTTGCCCGTGGCCGGGTCCGTGGCATCGCGCGGCCAGCTCGTTGCCCAGCCGGCTATTGCCGCCGTGGTGCTGTGTGCCCGGTGGCAGGTCAGGCAGGCCACCTTGTAAGCACGGAAGCTACTTAGTTTCTCGGTTTCCAGCGGTGTACCGGTGGCGAGGCTCCTATCCATGTCGATAGCGGTTCCCGCCTGGTTCAGCACGGGCGCGACATGCACATCCATCGGGTGGCGCCACATACTGAAGTACTGACCGACCTGCCCATCCCCGGCCTTAACATCAGCATCGCTATACTTGAGCTTGTTATGGCAGGCGCCGCACCATTCGGTGCTTCCGGACCAGTAGTTGGTCACCTGGTACACGGCTGAGCCGGTCGCCGAGTAAGTAAACGTGCCGACGGTTGCCACCTGGAATATTAAAGCCAGGTTGGTGTAAGTAGCGTCCTGTACGGTAATGATCTGGCGCAGCAACCGCGGGTTGGGGCGGCCGTCGTTGTCCTTGTTCCCCCAGATAACAGAGCCGAAGTTAGGATCATTTATAATATCTGGGGTCCTACCGCCTGCGTGCGGGTCGTGGCAGGAGCCGCACACGAAGCCGCTGCCGCTGAACTGGTTGCTACCTCCCGGAATCCAGTGGTAAGTGTCGGTCGTATCCTGTACCGTGCCGCTCTCGTCACCGTAAACGAACCCCTGGACATTGTGCCGCGAGGTTACCGGTTTGAGCTCACCCGCTTCCAGGATATTGTCGCCGTCATCAACCCACTGCCGCACAAAGCCGCCCGCCGTCGAAGGACGGTAAGTTGAGCCGGCAACGGTAATCCCGTCTTTAATATCATAAGGTGCGCTTGTGCCGCCGTCACCGTGGCAGAGAAAGCAGAAATGCGTCTGCGTCGGTCCTTGCTTTAAAAGCTTCGGCATCTGAGCGGCGTGTGCCACATGGCAACCGGCGCAGGCGTCGGTGGTGGCGGAAAACTGCCCGTGGGTCCAGGCAAAGGCCGGCGCGGCAAAAGCCGGCGCGCACATCAGTACTATTACGAGGATAAGATAAAGTCGATAGATAGATGGTCCCGCCCGACTCACCTTTCTCATCTTTGCTCATCCCCTTCACAACGTTTTTAATCCTTAAACCTTATTACGCTTAGGGTTAAGGTTTCAGTTTAGTAAAATCTTACATTCGACAGAGTTACTTAAAAACCCTTCCTTGTTTGAAAATTCTTCTTCAACTACAACGGACCCGCCCACTCTGCAAACGTGGCCAAGGGCTCCTGTCTTGCTTTACGTCCCGGCTGCTTCTCGCTTGAACGGCGTTACCGTTCACATTGATCCCTATAAACCAATACCCATTCAAAGGTCTTTTTTGGGGTAATAAGTATATGTGAGTCGCAATCCGCGGCATCCTCCTAAAGAAAAGTCCTTATCCCGCTATTGACCCTTAGAAAAAAAGCAGCCTGCCCCCTTTTCTTTCTTTTGAGCAGTCGCACACCGATGAGAAAAATAGGTTCGTAACCAGGCGGATCGCTATCCCGACGAACGGGAGCATCACGGCGATAGCCGTCCAGATCCCGCTGTCAAGGGGACGGTTCTTTTGACAACAACTGGTAATCAAAATCCCGCATGCCTCTGGCGTTGTCTGCAAGGCGCGCTACAAGGCGCGCTATATGAAGGGCCGCTTACGCGGACACGGCGAAGGCTCGTCCGGCACTCAGTCAAGTTTTTAGATAAGAACGGAGTCAAAGCATTGCGTTTCTTCCGCGCTATATTGTTTTCTAAGTGCTGGAGAACAGGTGCGCGTATCGTGCCCGAAACAGAAGTTTGACGCCAAGTAATGATATGCGATTTGACTAATCCGCCCTCATTAGAAATTCAGGATTCAGCCCATTTCAGTCGCCTGCATAGTCTGTTTAAGTGAGTATAAGGTATGATTTTATCGTGTTGGAGACGACCGACAGCAATACCGGGCGCAATACCGAGCTGTTTGGCGAAGTCGGCTACACTAACATGGGTAAACCTGTCGGCTGCGCAGAACTTCCGATAAGCTTCAGGAGGTATCAAAACATCCCTGGCATATCGGTTTGCGTCCTCTTCCTGTTCGTCAAGGTTGTCATATCCATTCTCATCAGAAAATGTATCAATAAACAACTCACGTTTTCCATGTCGAAGAATATGACCCGCTTCATGGAAGAAACTAAAAAACAAATGGTCGTCTCTCTTGTAACGAATGTTTAATTGAATGAGAGCTTTTTCAGGACTTAACCAACGAGCTGCCCCGCTGACGAGACACATGGGTAATTCTTGAATGAATAACACTACCACCCCGGTTTGGGCACAAAACTCTTTGGCTCGTATCGCAAAGGTTTCAATGGGTTCTCGCGTGAGTTTCCGTATTTCAAAAAGCGCTTCTCGGAAGCGATTTTTATTAAAAGGCATACATTTAACTGTTAATGCCTCAATTTCTCCTTTTCGTAACCATGCTGCAATTGCTCCGGGATTTGTCTTGAAAGAATTAAACCTTCGGAACGATGCCTGAGGAGTGAGCCATATTACTTCCCAAGCCTCCGGTGAGGCCACACCGAAAAAAGACAAGACCTCCTGAAGCTGCCTTGATTTATCTTTATGCCTTTCTATCCACTTGTTTTTAATCATAGCACTAACCGGGAATTGCCTAAGCCATTCTATTTGACTTTCCAAGCGGATTCTTTCTTCCTGACGTGCCA
This window of the Bacillota bacterium genome carries:
- a CDS encoding type II toxin-antitoxin system prevent-host-death family antitoxin; this translates as MPNIKPVSDLRNYNDVLRSCRIGEPVFLTKNGRGRYVLLDMQEYEKQQAVIKFLLKLFEAEDAIKTGEEWKSLDDLKKALDVSS
- a CDS encoding cytochrome c3 family protein translates to MRKVSRAGPSIYRLYLILVIVLMCAPAFAAPAFAWTHGQFSATTDACAGCHVAHAAQMPKLLKQGPTQTHFCFLCHGDGGTSAPYDIKDGITVAGSTYRPSTAGGFVRQWVDDGDNILEAGELKPVTSRHNVQGFVYGDESGTVQDTTDTYHWIPGGSNQFSGSGFVCGSCHDPHAGGRTPDIINDPNFGSVIWGNKDNDGRPNPRLLRQIITVQDATYTNLALIFQVATVGTFTYSATGSAVYQVTNYWSGSTEWCGACHNKLKYSDADVKAGDGQVGQYFSMWRHPMDVHVAPVLNQAGTAIDMDRSLATGTPLETEKLSSFRAYKVACLTCHRAHSTTAAIAGWATSWPRDATDPATGKALGDTSALLRMDSRGVCYNCHRAGQYNCQNDSRFNAAQNTNCSFCHPHTGGGAHPMPGTCGMCHPDASGGDLYN
- a CDS encoding HigA family addiction module antitoxin yields the protein MNEKELDRFQPDYAVPPGVTLLEVIESLDMNQAELANRTGRPVKTINEIIKGKTAITPETALQLERVLGVPASFWNNLERNYREALARQEERIRLESQIEWLRQFPVSAMIKNKWIERHKDKSRQLQEVLSFFGVASPEAWEVIWLTPQASFRRFNSFKTNPGAIAAWLRKGEIEALTVKCMPFNKNRFREALFEIRKLTREPIETFAIRAKEFCAQTGVVVLFIQELPMCLVSGAARWLSPEKALIQLNIRYKRDDHLFFSFFHEAGHILRHGKRELFIDTFSDENGYDNLDEQEEDANRYARDVLIPPEAYRKFCAADRFTHVSVADFAKQLGIAPGIAVGRLQHDKIIPYTHLNRLCRRLKWAES
- the mscL gene encoding large-conductance mechanosensitive channel protein MscL; this translates as MGMIKEFKEFAVKGNVIDMAVGIIIGAAFGKIVSSFVGNVIMPPIGLLIGGIDFSNLAFTIKEAAGDNPAVVIGYGRFIQTIVDFAIVAFAIFIAVKGINSLKRKEEEAAKAPPAPPAQEVLLAEIRDLLKNRP
- a CDS encoding cyclopropane-fatty-acyl-phospholipid synthase family protein; this translates as MKKAILDRVFSAMRGGGFEVRYWDGTERRYGNGGVKVKLVINDPLVAGRFLTKPVLAFGEAYMDKQIEVEGDLREIVRLAIANQEVLTGKFKRNNALKALKVFRKHRSATRQKDDVQFHYDIGNDFFKLWLDETMSYSCAYFRTPDDTLFQAQLNKIDHILRKLQLDSGQTLLDIGSGWGWLIISAAEKYGVKAMGITLSEEQTFWSRKRIIERGLKGRVEVELMDYRTLAGKGRWFDRVVSVGMFEHVGKDNLPLYMEAVRKMLVPGGLSMLHTITHVKEGPVNPWIEKHIFPNGYIPSLRETIWLLPDYGFHLLDVESLRLHYAQTLEHWARNFEAALDRVREMFPERFVRMWRLYLNSCAASFRYSGLDVHQILFSRGLNNNLALTRDHVYDRRQDEHRPVRYKLVSH